A genomic window from Streptomyces sp. HUAS YS2 includes:
- the folK gene encoding 2-amino-4-hydroxy-6-hydroxymethyldihydropteridine diphosphokinase produces MNATHSDPTVQPVPASVVETVDAADVTLSNPKRAVIALGANLGNRLETLQGAIDALEDTPGVRVKAVSPVYETEPWGVAPGSQPSYLNAVVVVKTTLPPSSLLERAHAVEEAFHRVREERWGARTIDVDIVAYADVVSDDPVLTLPHPRAHQRAFVLAPWHDVEPEARLAGHGPVAELLAEIGRTGVEPRPDLELRLPE; encoded by the coding sequence ATGAACGCCACGCACAGTGACCCGACCGTGCAGCCCGTGCCCGCCTCCGTGGTCGAGACGGTCGACGCCGCGGACGTCACGCTGTCCAACCCCAAACGAGCCGTCATCGCCCTCGGCGCGAACCTCGGCAACCGCCTGGAGACCCTCCAGGGCGCCATCGACGCCCTCGAGGACACCCCCGGCGTCCGCGTCAAGGCCGTCTCCCCCGTCTACGAGACGGAGCCCTGGGGCGTCGCACCCGGCTCCCAGCCCTCGTACCTCAACGCCGTCGTCGTCGTGAAGACCACGCTGCCGCCCTCCTCCCTCCTGGAGCGCGCCCACGCCGTCGAGGAGGCCTTCCACCGCGTCCGCGAGGAGCGCTGGGGCGCCCGCACCATCGACGTCGACATCGTCGCCTACGCGGACGTCGTCTCCGACGACCCCGTCCTCACGCTGCCGCACCCCCGCGCCCACCAGCGCGCCTTCGTCCTCGCCCCCTGGCACGACGTCGAGCCCGAGGCCCGCCTCGCCGGCCACGGCCCCGTCGCCGAGCTCCTGGCCGAAATCGGCCGCACCGGCGTCGAGCCCCGCCCCGACCTGGAACTCCGACTCCCCGAGTAG
- a CDS encoding phosphatidylglycerol lysyltransferase domain-containing protein → MSVTVDGDKSRSVPVRVRRILNGPRPEAVPALVGTACTFIGLIDIAAGVFPRFRASRMHAVAEVLPGTLSPLSAALSLSVGVLLLLLAHGLKRNKRRAWRAAVVLLPLGAAAQFAWRHSLTGVLLSLALLVPLLRHRDQFAALPDPRSRWRALANFILMGAGSLALGLVVVSAHPRRIIGSPGITDRLEHVMYGLVGVEGPVGYTGNADWTVGYSLGALGMLTALTTVYLAFRPEHPAARLTEDDETRLRALLARHGGRDSLGHFALRRDKGVVFSPSGKAAVCYRVVSGVMLASGDPIGDVEAWPGAIERFMDEAKAHSWTPAVMGCSETGGEVWTRETGLDALELGDEAVVDVKDFSLSGRAMRNVRQMVKRIERNGYETRVRRVRDLSEGELERVRRAAADWRGTDTERGFSMALGRIGDPADGDAVIATAHKKDGAARSASDRAAVGDGWADDTSAYGDLKAIIHFVPWGLDGMSLELMRRDRSADPGMNELLIVAALQESPRLGIERVSLNFAMFRAALARGEKIGAGPVLRIWRGLLVFLSRWFQIESLYKFNAKFQPRWEPRFVVYRKSRDLPRIGFAAMQAEGFVNLALPRPFTRRPAPARRPCAHLPTPAAAAEHEVRAA, encoded by the coding sequence ATGTCTGTCACGGTAGATGGGGACAAATCACGATCGGTTCCGGTTCGGGTACGACGGATCCTGAACGGACCTCGCCCCGAAGCGGTCCCCGCCCTCGTCGGCACGGCCTGCACGTTCATCGGCCTGATCGACATCGCCGCCGGAGTCTTCCCCCGATTCCGCGCCAGCCGCATGCACGCGGTCGCCGAGGTCCTGCCCGGCACCCTCAGCCCACTGTCCGCCGCACTCTCCCTCAGCGTCGGCGTCCTGCTGCTGCTCCTCGCCCACGGCCTCAAGCGCAACAAGCGCCGCGCCTGGCGCGCCGCCGTCGTCCTGCTGCCCCTCGGCGCCGCCGCCCAGTTCGCCTGGCGACACTCCCTCACCGGCGTCCTGCTCTCCCTCGCACTGCTCGTGCCGCTGCTGCGCCACCGCGACCAGTTCGCCGCCCTGCCCGACCCCCGCAGCCGCTGGCGCGCACTCGCCAACTTCATCCTGATGGGCGCCGGCTCCCTCGCCCTCGGCCTCGTCGTCGTCAGCGCCCACCCGCGCCGCATCATCGGCAGCCCCGGCATCACCGACCGCCTCGAACACGTGATGTACGGACTCGTCGGCGTCGAAGGCCCCGTCGGCTACACCGGCAACGCCGACTGGACCGTCGGCTACTCACTCGGCGCCCTCGGCATGCTCACCGCACTCACCACCGTCTACCTCGCCTTCCGGCCCGAACACCCGGCCGCCCGGCTCACCGAGGACGACGAGACCCGGCTGCGCGCCCTCCTCGCCCGGCACGGCGGCCGCGACTCCCTCGGCCACTTCGCCCTCCGCCGCGACAAGGGCGTCGTCTTCTCCCCCAGCGGAAAGGCCGCCGTCTGCTACCGCGTCGTCTCCGGCGTCATGCTCGCCAGCGGCGACCCCATCGGCGACGTCGAGGCCTGGCCCGGCGCCATCGAACGCTTCATGGACGAGGCCAAGGCCCACTCCTGGACCCCCGCCGTCATGGGCTGCTCCGAGACCGGCGGAGAGGTCTGGACCCGCGAGACCGGCCTCGACGCCCTCGAACTCGGCGACGAGGCGGTGGTGGACGTCAAGGATTTCTCGCTCTCCGGACGGGCCATGCGCAACGTCCGGCAGATGGTGAAGCGCATCGAGCGCAATGGTTACGAAACCCGCGTCCGCCGCGTCCGTGACCTCTCCGAAGGAGAGCTGGAACGCGTCCGCCGCGCCGCCGCCGACTGGCGCGGCACCGACACCGAGCGCGGCTTCTCCATGGCCCTGGGCCGGATAGGCGACCCCGCCGACGGCGACGCCGTCATCGCCACCGCGCACAAGAAGGACGGGGCGGCGCGCAGCGCCTCCGACAGGGCGGCGGTGGGAGACGGGTGGGCGGACGACACCTCTGCGTACGGGGACCTGAAGGCGATCATCCACTTCGTGCCCTGGGGCCTCGACGGCATGTCGCTCGAACTCATGCGCCGCGACCGCTCCGCCGACCCCGGCATGAACGAACTCCTCATCGTCGCCGCCCTCCAGGAATCCCCCCGCCTCGGCATCGAACGGGTCTCCCTCAACTTCGCCATGTTCCGCGCCGCCCTCGCCCGCGGCGAGAAGATCGGCGCAGGCCCCGTCCTGCGCATCTGGCGCGGCCTGCTCGTCTTCCTCTCCCGCTGGTTCCAGATCGAGTCGCTGTACAAGTTCAACGCCAAGTTCCAGCCCCGCTGGGAACCCCGCTTCGTCGTCTACCGCAAGAGCCGCGACCTCCCCCGCATCGGCTTCGCCGCCATGCAGGCCGAGGGCTTCGTGAACCTCGCCCTCCCCCGCCCCTTCACCCGCCGCCCCGCCCCGGCCCGCCGCCCCTGCGCCCACCTCCCCACCCCGGCCGCCGCCGCCGAACACGAGGTCCGCGCCGCCTGA
- the ftsH gene encoding ATP-dependent zinc metalloprotease FtsH produces the protein MDVKRYFRGPVMWIVLAVLAVVVLMQVVGSSGGYKTVDTAKVVQAIDDNQVDQVKLTTGDEQIIKVELKDGADQKKYGGGDKLQASYIGTQGADLATTLQKKYAAGEIENGYTVSPSKQSPFVSVLLSLLPFVLIVVVFLFLMNQMQGGGSRVMNFGKSKAKLITKDTPKTTFADVAGSDEAVEELHEIKEFLQEPAKFQAVGAKIPKGVLLYGPPGTGKTLLARAVAGEAGVPFYSISGSDFVEMFVGVGASRVRDLFEQAKANAPAIVFVDEIDAVGRHRGAGLGGGHDEREQTLNQLLVEMDGFDVKGGVILIAATNRPDILDPALLRPGRFDRQIAVDRPDMQGRLEILKVHQKGKPVAPDVDLGAVARRTPGFTGADLSNVLNEAALLTARSDKKLIDNTSLDEAIDRVVAGPQKRTRIMSDKEKKITAYHEGGHALVAAASPNSDPVHKITILSRGRALGYTMVLPEEDKYSTTRNEMLDQLAYMLGGRAAEELVFHDPTTGAANDIEKATATARAMVTQYGMTERLGAIKFGGDNTEPFLGREMAHQRDYSEEVAALVDEEVKKLIETAHNEAWEILVENRDVLDNLVLQLLEKETLGKEEIAEIFAPIVKRPARPAWTGSARRTPSTRPPVLSPKELALTNGASPASAATVDTTKAIEVAPEDTPEA, from the coding sequence ATGGACGTGAAGCGATACTTCCGTGGGCCGGTCATGTGGATCGTGCTGGCCGTCCTCGCCGTGGTCGTGTTGATGCAGGTCGTCGGCTCGTCCGGCGGCTACAAGACGGTGGACACCGCCAAGGTCGTCCAGGCGATCGACGACAACCAGGTCGACCAGGTCAAGCTGACCACCGGCGACGAACAGATCATCAAGGTCGAGCTGAAGGACGGCGCCGACCAGAAGAAGTACGGCGGCGGCGACAAGCTCCAGGCCAGCTACATCGGCACCCAGGGCGCCGACCTCGCCACCACACTCCAGAAGAAGTACGCGGCCGGCGAGATCGAGAACGGTTACACCGTCTCGCCCTCGAAGCAGTCCCCGTTCGTCTCGGTACTGCTCTCCCTGCTGCCCTTCGTCCTCATCGTGGTCGTCTTCCTGTTCCTGATGAACCAGATGCAGGGCGGCGGCTCCCGGGTCATGAACTTCGGGAAGTCCAAGGCCAAGCTCATCACCAAGGACACCCCCAAGACGACCTTCGCCGACGTCGCGGGCTCCGACGAGGCCGTCGAGGAACTCCACGAGATCAAGGAATTCCTCCAGGAACCGGCGAAGTTCCAGGCCGTCGGCGCCAAGATCCCCAAGGGCGTGCTGCTCTACGGCCCGCCCGGAACCGGCAAGACCCTCCTCGCGCGCGCCGTCGCGGGCGAGGCCGGCGTGCCGTTCTACTCGATCTCCGGCTCCGACTTCGTCGAGATGTTCGTCGGCGTGGGCGCGTCCCGCGTCCGCGACCTCTTCGAGCAGGCCAAGGCCAACGCCCCCGCCATCGTCTTCGTCGACGAGATCGACGCCGTCGGCCGACACCGCGGCGCGGGCCTCGGCGGCGGCCACGACGAGCGCGAGCAGACCCTGAACCAGCTCCTCGTCGAGATGGACGGCTTCGACGTGAAGGGCGGCGTCATCCTGATCGCCGCCACCAACCGGCCCGACATCCTCGACCCGGCGCTCCTGCGCCCCGGCCGCTTCGACCGGCAGATCGCCGTCGACCGCCCGGACATGCAGGGCCGCCTGGAGATCCTCAAGGTCCACCAGAAGGGCAAGCCGGTCGCCCCGGACGTCGACCTGGGCGCGGTCGCACGCCGCACCCCGGGCTTCACCGGCGCCGACCTGTCGAACGTGCTGAACGAAGCGGCGCTCCTCACGGCGCGCAGCGACAAGAAGCTGATCGACAACACGTCCCTGGACGAGGCGATCGACCGCGTGGTCGCGGGCCCGCAGAAGCGGACCCGGATCATGTCGGACAAGGAGAAGAAGATCACCGCGTACCACGAGGGCGGTCACGCCCTGGTCGCGGCGGCCTCGCCGAACTCCGACCCGGTCCACAAGATCACCATCCTGTCCCGCGGCCGGGCCCTGGGCTACACCATGGTCCTCCCGGAAGAGGACAAGTACTCCACCACCCGCAACGAGATGCTCGACCAGCTGGCGTACATGCTGGGCGGGCGCGCGGCCGAGGAACTGGTCTTCCACGACCCGACCACGGGCGCCGCCAACGACATCGAGAAGGCCACCGCCACGGCCCGCGCGATGGTCACCCAGTACGGCATGACCGAGCGCCTCGGCGCGATCAAGTTCGGCGGCGACAACACCGAGCCGTTCCTCGGCCGGGAGATGGCGCACCAGCGCGACTACTCGGAAGAGGTCGCCGCGCTCGTCGACGAAGAGGTCAAGAAGCTCATCGAGACGGCGCACAACGAGGCCTGGGAGATCCTGGTCGAGAACCGCGACGTCCTCGACAACCTGGTCCTCCAGCTCCTCGAGAAGGAGACCCTCGGCAAGGAGGAGATCGCCGAGATCTTCGCCCCGATCGTGAAGCGCCCGGCCCGCCCGGCGTGGACCGGCTCGGCCCGCCGCACCCCGTCCACCCGCCCGCCGGTCCTCTCCCCCAAGGAGCTGGCCCTGACCAACGGCGCGTCCCCCGCGTCGGCGGCGACCGTGGACACCACGAAGGCGATCGAGGTCGCTCCGGAGGACACCCCGGAGGCCTGA
- a CDS encoding DUF3180 domain-containing protein has protein sequence MKQLRLKVLAGLFLGAGILSWGAARLWDAFGTLPSVPLAAPIVLAAIAVVLTATALSIRVRLKAQRERRPGAKGVEPLMAARAVVFGQASALVAAVVSGMYGGTGVFLLGSLDVPARRDQAIYAGFSVAAGIAVIAAALFLERVCKLPEDEDNNGAGTAHVS, from the coding sequence GTGAAACAACTACGGCTGAAGGTCCTCGCCGGACTCTTCCTCGGCGCCGGGATCCTCTCCTGGGGCGCGGCCCGGCTCTGGGACGCCTTCGGCACGCTGCCGAGCGTCCCGCTCGCCGCGCCCATCGTGCTCGCCGCGATCGCCGTCGTCCTCACCGCCACGGCCCTGTCGATCCGCGTCCGCCTCAAGGCGCAGCGCGAACGACGGCCCGGCGCGAAGGGCGTCGAACCCCTGATGGCCGCCCGCGCGGTCGTCTTCGGCCAGGCCAGCGCCCTGGTGGCCGCCGTCGTCTCGGGGATGTACGGCGGCACCGGCGTCTTCCTGCTCGGCTCCCTCGACGTCCCCGCCCGCCGCGACCAGGCCATCTACGCCGGCTTCTCGGTCGCGGCAGGCATCGCCGTCATCGCCGCCGCCCTCTTCCTGGAACGCGTCTGCAAGCTCCCCGAGGACGAGGACAACAACGGAGCGGGCACGGCCCACGTGTCGTAA
- the folB gene encoding dihydroneopterin aldolase, whose protein sequence is MDRVALRGLKARGHHGVFPKEREEGQTFIVDLVLGLDTRPAAADDDLAKTVHYGVVAEEVVDVVQGEPVDLIETLAERIAQQCLKHAGVQEVEVVVHKPDAPITVPFDDVTITITRSRV, encoded by the coding sequence GTGGATCGTGTCGCGCTGCGCGGCCTCAAGGCCCGAGGACACCACGGCGTCTTCCCCAAGGAGCGCGAGGAAGGCCAGACCTTCATCGTGGACCTCGTGCTCGGCCTGGACACCCGCCCCGCCGCGGCCGACGACGACCTGGCCAAGACGGTCCACTACGGCGTCGTCGCCGAAGAGGTCGTGGACGTGGTGCAGGGCGAACCGGTCGACCTGATCGAGACCCTCGCCGAACGGATCGCCCAGCAGTGCCTCAAGCACGCCGGAGTCCAGGAGGTCGAGGTCGTCGTCCACAAGCCGGACGCGCCGATCACCGTGCCCTTCGACGACGTCACCATCACCATCACCCGGAGCCGCGTATGA
- the hpt gene encoding hypoxanthine phosphoribosyltransferase has translation MGTDLQSVLITKEEIDAKLAELAAKIDAEYAGKDLLIVGVLKGAVMVMADLARALSTPVTMDWMAVSSYGAGTQSSGVVRILKDLDTDIKGKHVLIVEDIIDSGLTLSWLLSNLGSREPASLEVCTLLRKPDAAKVAIDVKWIGFDIPNEFVVGYGLDYAEKYRNLPFVGTLAPHVYGG, from the coding sequence ATGGGCACCGACCTCCAGTCGGTGCTCATCACCAAGGAAGAGATCGACGCGAAGCTGGCCGAGCTGGCCGCGAAGATCGACGCGGAGTACGCGGGCAAGGACCTGCTCATCGTCGGCGTCCTCAAGGGCGCGGTGATGGTGATGGCGGACCTCGCGCGTGCGCTGTCCACCCCCGTCACCATGGACTGGATGGCCGTCTCGTCGTACGGCGCCGGCACCCAGTCCTCCGGCGTGGTGCGGATCCTCAAGGACCTCGACACCGACATCAAGGGCAAGCACGTCCTGATCGTCGAGGACATCATCGACTCCGGCCTGACGCTGTCCTGGCTGCTGTCGAACCTCGGCTCGCGCGAGCCGGCCTCCCTCGAGGTCTGCACCCTGCTGCGCAAGCCCGACGCCGCGAAGGTCGCGATCGACGTCAAGTGGATCGGATTCGACATCCCCAACGAATTCGTCGTGGGATACGGCCTCGACTACGCCGAGAAGTACCGCAATCTCCCCTTCGTGGGCACGCTCGCACCGCACGTCTACGGCGGCTGA
- the tilS gene encoding tRNA lysidine(34) synthetase TilS encodes MGPHPAVAAIRLAVRRVLHDVLTEHRAGTAAPTDAVPSPEPTTPLVLVACSGGADSMALASALAFESRKLAVRAGGITVDHGLQGGSDVRAAEVVTRLTAMRLDPVESVAVTVGREGGPEAAARDARYAALDDAADRHGAAAILLGHTRDDQAETVLLGLARGSGIRSLSGMAAVSGAARRYRRPFLQLDRQTVRKACVAQELAVWDDPHNSDPAYTRSRLRHEGLPALEKALGKGVVEALARTAQLSRDDADALDSWAADAEALVRDEAGRLECAKLHGLPPAVRRRVLRRAVIAEGAPAGSLFARHIEEVDRLITGWRGQGAINLPGRVEARRQGGRLVIRQG; translated from the coding sequence ATGGGTCCCCATCCTGCGGTCGCGGCGATACGCCTGGCGGTCCGCCGCGTACTCCACGACGTCCTCACCGAACACCGGGCCGGCACCGCCGCCCCCACCGACGCGGTTCCCTCCCCGGAACCGACCACCCCGCTGGTGCTCGTCGCCTGCTCCGGCGGCGCCGACTCCATGGCGCTCGCCTCCGCGCTCGCCTTCGAGTCCCGCAAACTCGCCGTCCGCGCCGGCGGCATCACCGTCGACCACGGCCTCCAGGGCGGCTCCGACGTCCGCGCCGCCGAAGTCGTCACCCGCCTCACCGCCATGCGCCTCGACCCCGTCGAGTCCGTCGCCGTCACCGTAGGCCGCGAAGGAGGACCCGAAGCCGCCGCCCGCGACGCCCGCTACGCAGCCCTCGACGACGCCGCCGACCGCCACGGCGCCGCCGCGATCCTGCTCGGCCACACCCGCGACGACCAGGCCGAGACCGTCCTCCTCGGCCTCGCCCGCGGCTCCGGCATCCGCTCGCTCTCCGGCATGGCCGCCGTCTCCGGCGCCGCCCGCCGCTACCGACGGCCCTTCCTCCAGCTCGACCGGCAGACCGTCCGCAAGGCCTGCGTCGCCCAGGAACTCGCCGTCTGGGACGACCCGCACAACAGCGACCCCGCCTACACCCGCTCCCGGCTCCGCCACGAAGGCCTGCCCGCCCTGGAGAAGGCGCTCGGCAAAGGGGTCGTCGAAGCGCTCGCCCGGACGGCCCAGCTCTCCCGCGACGACGCCGACGCCCTCGACTCCTGGGCCGCCGACGCCGAAGCCCTCGTACGCGACGAGGCCGGCCGCCTCGAGTGCGCCAAACTCCACGGCCTCCCGCCCGCCGTACGCCGCCGCGTACTGCGCCGCGCCGTGATCGCCGAAGGCGCCCCCGCCGGCTCCCTCTTCGCCCGCCACATCGAGGAAGTCGACCGGCTGATCACCGGATGGCGGGGCCAAGGGGCCATCAATCTGCCCGGCCGCGTCGAAGCACGACGTCAGGGTGGCAGACTGGTCATCCGGCAAGGCTGA
- the folE gene encoding GTP cyclohydrolase I FolE produces the protein MTDPVTLDGEGTIGEFDEKRAENAVRELLIAVGEDPDREGLRETPARVARAYHELLSGMRQEPEDVLTTTFDLGHDEMVLVKDIELVSFCEHHLLPFHGVAHVGYIPAESGKITGLSKLARLVDVFARRPQVQERLTTQVADSLMKILDARGAIVVIEAEHMCMSLRGIRKPGAKTTTSAVRGQLRDATTRAEAMSLILAR, from the coding sequence ATGACCGACCCGGTGACGCTGGACGGCGAGGGCACGATCGGCGAGTTCGACGAGAAGCGCGCCGAGAACGCCGTACGAGAGCTCCTCATCGCCGTCGGCGAGGACCCCGACCGCGAGGGCCTGAGGGAGACGCCGGCGCGCGTTGCACGTGCATATCACGAACTCCTTTCAGGTATGCGGCAGGAGCCTGAGGATGTTCTGACCACGACTTTTGACCTGGGTCACGACGAGATGGTCCTCGTGAAGGACATTGAACTCGTTAGCTTCTGCGAACATCATCTCTTGCCGTTCCACGGCGTGGCCCACGTTGGCTACATCCCGGCGGAGAGTGGCAAGATCACGGGCCTGTCCAAGCTGGCCCGGCTCGTCGATGTCTTCGCGCGCCGGCCGCAGGTGCAGGAGCGACTGACGACGCAGGTCGCCGATTCGCTGATGAAGATCCTTGACGCGCGCGGCGCGATTGTCGTGATCGAGGCCGAGCACATGTGCATGTCGCTGCGAGGCATCCGCAAGCCGGGTGCGAAGACGACGACCTCGGCGGTACGTGGCCAACTGCGTGACGCTACTACGCGCGCCGAGGCCATGTCTCTGATATTGGCCAGGTGA
- a CDS encoding nuclear transport factor 2 family protein, whose protein sequence is MTRETDTRAVEAANTAFYEAMERGDFETVSELWLSGHDGAPHSVISCVHPGWPVLTGRGEVLRSYALIMANTEYIQFFLTDVKIALAGEVAVVTCTENILSGGPAEDGAELGPLVGQLVVATNVFRRTFDGWKLWSHHASPVLTENDEEESQEPGS, encoded by the coding sequence GTGACCCGCGAGACCGACACCCGGGCGGTCGAGGCCGCCAACACCGCCTTCTACGAGGCGATGGAACGGGGCGACTTCGAAACGGTCTCCGAGCTGTGGCTCTCCGGCCACGACGGCGCACCGCACAGCGTGATCTCCTGCGTCCACCCCGGCTGGCCCGTCCTCACCGGCCGCGGCGAAGTACTCCGCTCGTACGCCCTGATCATGGCGAACACCGAGTACATCCAGTTCTTCCTCACCGACGTCAAGATCGCCCTCGCCGGCGAGGTGGCCGTCGTCACCTGCACCGAGAACATCCTCAGCGGCGGCCCCGCCGAGGACGGCGCCGAACTCGGCCCGCTCGTCGGCCAGCTCGTCGTCGCCACCAATGTGTTCCGCCGCACATTCGACGGCTGGAAACTCTGGTCCCACCACGCCTCCCCGGTACTCACCGAGAACGACGAGGAAGAGAGCCAGGAACCCGGTTCCTGA
- the folP gene encoding dihydropteroate synthase, translating into MSTLRGRGTAWGLPEWDRCAVMGVVNVTPDSFSDGGRWFDTTAAVKRGLELVAEGADLIDVGGESTRPGATRVDEEEELRRVVPVVRGLAAEGVTVSVDTMRASVAAQAVTAGAALVNDVSGGLADPGMIPAVAAAEVPFVVMHWRGFSDNMNNLAVYDDVVGEVLAELRTRMEAVIDGGIAPERIVVDPGLGFAKLAPHDLALVAHLAELHDLGRPLLVAASRKRFLGAVLADGRTTPPPARERDAATAAVSAIAAHEGAWAVRVHEVRATADAVRVARAVEGAR; encoded by the coding sequence ATGAGTACGTTGCGTGGACGGGGCACGGCCTGGGGCCTGCCGGAGTGGGACCGCTGTGCGGTCATGGGAGTCGTCAATGTGACACCGGACTCCTTCTCCGACGGCGGCCGCTGGTTCGACACCACAGCGGCCGTCAAGCGCGGCCTGGAACTGGTGGCCGAAGGCGCCGACCTCATCGACGTCGGCGGCGAGTCCACCCGCCCCGGCGCCACCCGCGTCGACGAGGAGGAGGAACTCCGCCGCGTCGTCCCCGTCGTCCGGGGCCTCGCCGCCGAAGGCGTCACCGTCTCCGTCGACACCATGCGCGCCAGCGTCGCCGCCCAGGCCGTCACCGCCGGCGCCGCACTCGTCAACGACGTCAGCGGCGGCCTCGCCGACCCCGGAATGATCCCCGCCGTCGCCGCCGCCGAGGTCCCCTTCGTCGTCATGCACTGGCGCGGCTTCAGCGACAACATGAATAACCTCGCCGTCTACGACGACGTCGTCGGCGAAGTCCTCGCCGAACTGCGCACCCGCATGGAGGCAGTCATCGACGGCGGCATCGCCCCCGAACGCATCGTCGTCGACCCCGGCCTCGGCTTCGCCAAACTCGCCCCGCACGACCTCGCCCTCGTCGCCCACCTCGCCGAGCTCCACGACCTCGGCCGACCGCTCCTCGTCGCCGCCTCCCGCAAACGCTTCCTCGGCGCCGTCCTCGCCGACGGCCGCACCACCCCGCCCCCCGCCCGCGAACGCGACGCCGCCACCGCCGCCGTCTCCGCGATAGCCGCCCACGAAGGCGCCTGGGCCGTCCGCGTCCACGAGGTCCGGGCCACCGCCGACGCCGTCCGGGTCGCCAGAGCCGTCGAAGGAGCCAGGTGA
- a CDS encoding zinc-dependent metalloprotease, giving the protein MTSIGGAEMVDWNLAVATATRLVRPGPEVSRDEAREVVAELRRHAKASEEHVRAFTRMIPEGHEPPDTPVLVVDRAGWIRANVAGFRELLSPLLGKMQERRTATPGGAVLGTVGGKVTGVELGMLLSFLASRVLGQYETFAPATRELPAAENGGGRLLLVAPNIVHVERELAVAPHDFRLWVCLHEETHRTQFTAVPWLRDHLQGEIQSFLAATDIDPATVLERLREAVQAFSGGRPEGEEGEPSPSLVELVQTPEQREILGRLTAVMSLLEGHADYVMDGVGPQVVPSVQEIREKFQQRRARGASRLDLALRRFLGLDAKLRQYRDGERFVRAVVDQVGMDGFNRIWTSPNTLPTKTEIAEPADWIARVHRKADS; this is encoded by the coding sequence ATGACGAGCATCGGTGGTGCCGAGATGGTCGACTGGAATCTCGCGGTCGCGACCGCGACCCGCCTGGTGCGCCCGGGCCCCGAAGTGAGCCGCGACGAGGCCCGCGAGGTCGTCGCGGAGCTCCGCCGCCACGCCAAGGCGTCCGAGGAACACGTGCGCGCCTTCACCCGGATGATCCCCGAGGGCCACGAACCACCCGACACACCCGTCCTCGTCGTCGACCGCGCCGGCTGGATCCGCGCCAACGTCGCCGGCTTCCGCGAACTGCTCTCCCCGCTCCTCGGCAAGATGCAGGAACGCCGCACCGCCACCCCCGGCGGCGCCGTCCTCGGCACCGTCGGCGGCAAGGTCACCGGCGTCGAACTCGGCATGCTCCTGTCCTTCCTCGCCTCCCGCGTCCTCGGCCAGTACGAGACCTTCGCCCCCGCCACCCGCGAACTCCCCGCCGCCGAGAACGGCGGCGGCCGGCTCCTGCTCGTCGCCCCCAACATCGTCCACGTCGAACGCGAACTCGCCGTCGCCCCCCACGACTTCCGGCTCTGGGTCTGCCTCCACGAGGAGACCCACCGCACCCAGTTCACCGCCGTCCCCTGGCTGCGCGACCACCTCCAGGGCGAGATCCAGTCATTCCTCGCCGCCACCGACATCGACCCCGCCACCGTCCTCGAACGCCTCCGCGAGGCCGTCCAGGCCTTCAGCGGCGGCCGCCCCGAGGGCGAGGAGGGGGAACCCTCACCGTCCCTCGTCGAACTCGTCCAGACCCCCGAGCAGCGCGAGATCCTCGGCCGCCTCACCGCCGTCATGTCCCTGCTCGAAGGCCACGCCGACTACGTCATGGACGGCGTCGGACCGCAGGTCGTCCCCTCCGTCCAGGAGATCCGCGAGAAGTTCCAGCAGCGCCGCGCCCGCGGCGCGTCCCGCCTCGACCTCGCCCTGCGCCGGTTCCTCGGCCTCGACGCCAAGCTCCGCCAGTACCGCGACGGCGAACGCTTCGTCCGCGCCGTCGTCGACCAGGTCGGCATGGACGGCTTCAACCGCATCTGGACCTCGCCGAACACCCTCCCGACCAAGACGGAGATCGCCGAACCCGCCGACTGGATCGCGAGGGTGCACCGTAAGGCAGACTCCTGA